A genomic window from Sceloporus undulatus isolate JIND9_A2432 ecotype Alabama chromosome 9, SceUnd_v1.1, whole genome shotgun sequence includes:
- the ZNF683 gene encoding tissue-resident T-cell transcription regulator protein ZNF683, producing MYSVNPAQAHPDQNLMAFQHKLGIDFYTVTPILEGEELLTWDTRDISRNIPSLQSRELADQLDSIDFRLDHQDGRLPQNSSKEDQKCTSFSMKRGKNGEREESIDAEELEQGMPQRRTSGNQNVGSRTEAPFMDTVKEHPTMLNSSHNASREEVAYERSVLPHQSNMAPEKQYGPNYYPYSPTTSQQKKLHLHLSNLYSSYSGCPPMGSMPQNYHYAHSAITTHYPRFAMIPQTFSFPSGLPLTNLGEITPLHLFSQNVLEKQRCPYPGMYRTVYLPSLPQDSNRSQNPFSSLHTFPSVGSSNGYPTHSCDSVVQQVRTTSQFLHQAEVENLSMPKTCPSASQERSTSTPYPLKRKNGKIEYECNICAKSFGQLSNLTVHLRIHSGERPFQCWICKKRFTQLAHLRKHHLVHTGEKPHKCLVCSKGFSSSSNLKTHMRLHSGLKPYACCLCNNRFTQHAHLKLHQHLHGRRHRHQCPSCLKTYIHLVSLEVHRKGYCPLAPVANCSTAQFCYFSNMIDRFDLTLDADRLEEGEPDPVRAALLLEAILWRDMVAASQDKTF from the exons ATGTACTCTGTGAACCCAGCTCAAGCCCATCCAGACCAGAACCTGATGGCCTTCCAACACAAATTGGGGATTGATTTTTACACTGTAACACCCATCCTGGAAGGAGAGGAACTTCTGACCTGGGACACTCGTGACATCTCCAGGAATATCCCCTCTCTGCAGTCGAGGGAACTGGCAGATCAACTAG ACTCAATAGATTTTCGGTTAGACCACCAGGATGGTCGACTACCACAGAATAGCTCCAAAGAAGACCAGAAATGCACATCGTTTTCCATGAAAAGGggcaaaaatggtgaaagggaaGAAAGCATTGATGCTGAAGAACTAGAACAAGGCATGCCACAAAGGAGGACATCAGGAAATCAAAATGTGGGTTCAAGGACAGAGGCACCATTCATGGACACAGTCAAAGAGCATCCCACAATGCTCAACTCTTCTCACAATGCATCTAGGGAGGAAGTGGCCTATGAGAGATCTGTACTTCCACACCAAAGCAACATGGCTCCAGAAAAACAGTATGGCCCCAATTACTACCCATACAGCCCAACTACTTCACAACAGAAGAAGCTTCATCTTCATCTCAGCAACCTCTATTCTTCCTACTCAGGgtgcccaccaatgggcagcatGCCCCAAAACTACCATTATGCTCATAGTGCCATCACTACCCACTACCCCAGGTTCGCAATGATCCCTCAAACCTTCTCCTTTCCATCAGGACTGCCACTGACCAATCTTGGAGAAATTACACCTTTACACTTATTCAGCCAGAATGTCCTAGAGAAACAAAGATGTCCATATCCTGGGATGTATCGAACTGTTTACCTACCCAGCTTGCCGCAAGATTCCAATAGATCACAGAATCCCTTTTCCTCTCTTCACACCTTTCCATCTGTGGGCTCTTCCAATGGATACCCCACCCATTCATGTGACTCTGTAGTCCAGCAAGTGAGGACAACCTCTCAATTTCTCCACCAGGCTGAGGTTGAGAATCTCAGTATGCCAAAGACCTGCCCATCAGCATCTCAAGAAAGGAGCACCTCCACGCCATATCCTCTGAAGAGGAAGAATGGCAAAATCGAATATGAGTGCAACATCTGTGCCAAGAGCTTTGGGCAGCTTTCCAACCTGACG GTCCACCTGAGAATACATAGCGGCGAGAGGCCTTTTCAGTGCTGGATTTGTAAAAAACGCTTCACCCAACTGGCTCACCTGCGAAAGCACCATCTGGTACATACAGGCgaaaagccacacaaatgcctG GTCTGCAGCAAAGGTTTCAGCAGCTCCAGCAACCTTAAAACCCACATGCGCCTCCATTCGGGGCTGAAGCCCTACGCATGCTGCTTATGCAATAACCGCTTCACCCAGCATGCCCACCTCAAGCTACACCAGCATCTTCACGGACGCCGACACCGGCACCAGTGCCCCAGCTGCCTCAAGACCTACATCCACCTGGTTAGCTTGGAGGTCCACCGCAAAGGATATTGCCCACTTGCTCCAGTTGCCAACTGCTCCACTGCCCAGTTCTGCTACTTCAGCAACATGATCGACCGCTTTGACCTCACTCTGGATGCTGATCGTCTGGAAGAAGGAGAGCCTGACCCTGTCAGGGCTGCTCTGCTACTGGAAGCCATCCTTTGGAGGGACATGGTGGCCGCAAGCCAGGACAAAACCTTCTGA